A portion of the Chlamydia caviae GPIC genome contains these proteins:
- a CDS encoding 5'-methylthioadenosine nucleosidase, which yields MVLRVVFFTILCCSVISLKADAIEIFGEKSAPLSRIGIIFALPEISESSDAECPIPWFANSKKTIEGRRTYYSGDYFGKYLVMSSFWPNKVSAAVISCNMILKHRVELILIIGTCYSRSETGRFGNVLISNGYVNYDSDVRPFFKRFEIPDIKQCIFATSDAYREAAKSGGRQFIATHKKAIEDLLKTHGYLKPTTSTEHGLAEGIIATGEAFTMSKNYFLSLQKVYSDIQGFDSAGGAVSQVCYEFDIPCLGVNILIPHPLESSSNADWLQLQSETSKFYMDSLLKSVLKEICLAH from the coding sequence ATGGTTCTTCGCGTTGTTTTTTTCACCATTCTTTGTTGTTCCGTTATCTCTTTAAAAGCCGATGCCATTGAAATTTTTGGCGAAAAAAGTGCGCCTCTATCTCGTATAGGAATCATTTTTGCTCTTCCTGAAATTTCTGAATCTTCTGATGCAGAATGTCCTATACCTTGGTTTGCTAATAGTAAGAAAACTATAGAAGGAAGAAGGACATACTATTCTGGAGATTATTTCGGGAAGTATCTAGTTATGTCTTCTTTTTGGCCTAACAAGGTATCTGCCGCTGTAATTAGCTGTAATATGATTTTAAAGCATCGTGTAGAGCTTATTTTAATTATTGGTACCTGTTATTCACGTTCAGAAACGGGCCGTTTTGGAAATGTTTTAATTTCGAATGGCTATGTGAATTATGATTCCGATGTGCGTCCGTTTTTTAAAAGATTCGAAATTCCCGATATCAAGCAGTGCATTTTTGCAACAAGCGATGCCTATAGAGAGGCTGCAAAGAGCGGAGGAAGACAGTTTATAGCCACTCATAAAAAAGCTATTGAGGATCTATTAAAAACGCACGGTTATTTGAAGCCTACGACATCTACAGAGCATGGACTTGCGGAGGGCATCATCGCTACAGGAGAGGCGTTTACCATGTCTAAAAATTATTTCCTTTCACTGCAAAAAGTCTATTCTGACATTCAAGGTTTTGATAGTGCTGGGGGAGCCGTTTCTCAAGTGTGTTATGAATTTGATATTCCTTGTTTAGGAGTTAATATTCTTATTCCTCATCCTTTAGAGTCTTCAAGTAATGCCGATTGGCTGCAGCTTCAGAGTGAAACAAGTAAATTTTATATGGACTCTCTTTTGAAAAGTGTCCTTAAAGAAATCTGTTTGGCTCACTAA
- the kdsB gene encoding 3-deoxy-manno-octulosonate cytidylyltransferase — MKKQVFASKKVGVLPARWGSARFTGKPLASILGKSLIRRTYENINQSIALDKVIVATDDQRIMDHVLDFGGDCVLTSPECANGTERTAETISRYFPEAEIIVNIQGDEPCLQHTVVDALVRKLEEFPEIQIVTPVAKTTDSHEILTNQKVKCVFDKNGKALYFSRSPIPHILKKETPIYLHIGVYAFRRNALFNYIESSPTPLSQAEDLEQLRILEHGGSIHVCVVEAKSPSVDYPEDINKVEKYLTCHSSASF; from the coding sequence ATGAAAAAGCAAGTATTTGCTAGTAAAAAGGTTGGAGTTCTACCAGCACGATGGGGCAGCGCAAGATTTACTGGGAAGCCCTTAGCAAGCATTCTCGGAAAATCTTTAATACGAAGGACTTATGAGAATATCAATCAAAGCATCGCATTAGATAAAGTCATTGTAGCTACTGATGATCAACGTATTATGGATCATGTTCTAGACTTCGGCGGCGATTGCGTGCTGACAAGTCCTGAATGCGCTAATGGAACAGAGCGCACAGCAGAAACCATATCTCGTTACTTCCCTGAAGCTGAGATTATAGTAAATATTCAGGGAGATGAGCCCTGCTTACAGCACACCGTTGTTGATGCCCTTGTGAGAAAACTAGAAGAATTTCCTGAAATTCAAATAGTTACTCCAGTGGCTAAAACTACAGATTCTCATGAGATCTTAACAAATCAAAAAGTGAAATGTGTTTTCGATAAAAACGGAAAGGCTTTATATTTTAGCAGGAGCCCTATTCCACACATCTTAAAAAAAGAGACACCGATTTATCTTCATATTGGCGTATATGCATTTAGAAGGAATGCCCTATTCAATTACATTGAATCTTCCCCTACACCATTAAGCCAAGCTGAAGATCTGGAGCAACTGCGTATACTAGAACACGGTGGATCTATTCATGTGTGTGTCGTGGAAGCTAAGAGCCCCTCAGTTGATTATCCTGAAGATATAAACAAGGTGGAAAAATACTTAACATGCCATTCAAGTGCATCTTTTTAA